One segment of Campylobacter hominis ATCC BAA-381 DNA contains the following:
- a CDS encoding RecB-like helicase, translating into MSFLNENNRYEALQASAGSGKTHALTKRFVELMLDGALPNQILAITFTKKAASEMKSRIVEAFLDLENSKILHDVMNDFGESKEQILNRRDKLKEKFLNQNLKIYTFDAFFSSILRAFALNLGLSSNFSVDDSITSIQNEKFLSEISKNEQTLKNFVRYIFERERSDTQVYDDLDKFWKNNISLKKITDAKIPSSLDFEKERDKFIDYFVSLGLKERGKKALIKSPREFLKITPFERGFDYGDYKKSYNKDETNRIDAMFECVKKALKKYFDDLEAYSKSGLAGFLETYRKAKHDVNKKLDSVSFADISSLAFYILCGEGKIDSDALYFRLDERITHLLIDEFQDTNITQYQILLPLIDEIVSGLGTSLGSFFYVGDIKQSIYRFRGGKKEIFTDLKNRYEQIVYADELKNNYRSLPILVDFVKEKFITKYENKFEAIAVQKSGGFVRVVSTEKDEIIKNIVNQVIWLKAHGEIEENIAILCWQNKEADTIKNALNDAKIDANTQSSVQISNYALVRAILEFIKFCIFDEKIYAENVKTILGFCADKIDINMKQSVPDTLKKICKILKINEADENILYFFEIANGYKNPVELIFADIKTEIFSKNTNGVKIMTVHKSKGLEFPNVIFCDKLGKDRADCSDFLCEFNFDLFNGNNFNECWEVSQKIKCKENIDKNYGKLLEKVQELDSKEIINELYVGMTRAENSLVIIKNKIDNNSNDISYFDKILDIKDGEIGKFEPAKRKISKQKTYRSEKIILQTVSPQNEKKDDESNATYANLDKIYFGEAVHYALEMSENFSVNEIDELINLTKNCYGQFLNNQNFTDLKNRLKFLFENKQFKEILKDGESLKEQPLKFNGKLKQMDLLVRKDGEFCIVDYKTSCEFEEKNINQVNGYKNAMKTLFGEYKISAFIVFLLKDCAQILEV; encoded by the coding sequence GTGAGCTTTTTAAATGAAAATAATCGTTATGAAGCTTTGCAGGCAAGTGCAGGAAGCGGAAAAACTCACGCTTTGACGAAAAGATTTGTTGAGCTTATGCTTGACGGGGCTTTGCCGAATCAAATACTTGCGATAACCTTTACAAAAAAAGCTGCAAGCGAGATGAAATCGCGTATTGTAGAGGCTTTTTTGGACCTTGAAAATTCAAAAATTTTGCATGATGTGATGAATGATTTCGGCGAAAGCAAAGAGCAAATTTTAAATCGTCGTGATAAATTAAAAGAAAAATTTTTAAATCAAAATCTTAAAATTTATACGTTTGACGCTTTTTTCAGTTCTATTTTAAGGGCATTTGCTCTAAATTTAGGGCTTAGTTCAAATTTTAGCGTTGATGATAGTATTACAAGTATTCAAAACGAAAAATTTTTAAGTGAAATTTCAAAAAATGAACAAACTTTAAAAAATTTTGTAAGATATATTTTTGAGCGTGAGAGAAGTGATACTCAAGTTTATGATGATTTGGATAAATTTTGGAAAAACAATATTTCGCTTAAAAAAATTACTGACGCAAAGATACCAAGCAGCTTGGATTTTGAAAAGGAACGTGATAAATTTATAGATTATTTCGTATCTCTCGGGCTTAAAGAACGCGGCAAAAAAGCGCTTATAAAATCGCCGAGAGAGTTTTTAAAAATCACTCCTTTTGAAAGAGGATTTGATTACGGGGATTATAAAAAATCTTATAATAAAGATGAAACTAATAGAATAGATGCTATGTTTGAGTGCGTTAAAAAGGCGCTTAAAAAGTATTTCGACGATTTGGAAGCATACAGCAAAAGCGGTCTTGCAGGTTTTTTGGAAACTTATAGAAAAGCCAAACATGATGTAAATAAAAAACTTGATTCTGTTAGTTTTGCCGATATTTCATCTTTGGCGTTTTATATTCTTTGCGGAGAAGGTAAAATTGATTCTGATGCCCTTTATTTTCGCCTTGATGAGCGGATCACCCATCTTTTGATTGACGAATTTCAAGATACAAATATAACGCAATACCAAATTTTACTTCCTTTGATTGATGAGATCGTCTCAGGGCTTGGCACGTCTTTGGGAAGTTTTTTTTATGTCGGCGATATAAAACAGAGCATTTACAGATTTCGCGGCGGCAAAAAAGAAATTTTTACCGATTTAAAAAATAGATACGAACAAATCGTATATGCGGACGAATTAAAAAATAATTATCGTTCGCTTCCTATTCTTGTGGATTTTGTAAAGGAAAAATTTATTACAAAATATGAAAATAAATTTGAAGCCATTGCCGTACAAAAAAGCGGCGGATTCGTAAGAGTTGTAAGTACAGAAAAAGACGAAATTATAAAAAATATCGTAAATCAGGTCATTTGGCTAAAAGCACACGGCGAAATAGAGGAAAATATCGCTATTTTGTGCTGGCAAAATAAAGAAGCCGATACTATAAAAAATGCGCTGAATGACGCTAAAATCGATGCCAATACACAAAGTTCCGTTCAAATTTCAAATTACGCTTTGGTTAGAGCAATTTTGGAATTTATAAAATTTTGCATTTTTGACGAGAAAATTTATGCTGAAAATGTAAAAACGATTTTGGGTTTTTGTGCCGATAAGATTGATATAAATATGAAACAAAGCGTGCCCGATACGCTAAAAAAAATCTGTAAAATTTTAAAAATAAATGAAGCGGACGAAAATATTTTGTATTTTTTTGAAATCGCCAACGGCTATAAAAATCCGGTAGAGCTTATATTTGCCGATATAAAAACTGAAATTTTTTCCAAAAATACAAACGGCGTAAAGATTATGACCGTGCATAAGTCAAAAGGTCTTGAATTTCCGAACGTAATATTTTGTGATAAACTCGGTAAAGATAGAGCAGATTGCAGCGACTTTTTGTGTGAGTTTAATTTCGATTTATTTAATGGAAATAATTTTAATGAGTGTTGGGAAGTAAGCCAAAAAATAAAATGCAAAGAAAATATCGATAAAAATTACGGAAAATTGCTTGAAAAAGTGCAGGAGCTTGACAGTAAGGAGATTATAAACGAACTTTATGTAGGAATGACAAGGGCCGAAAATTCGTTGGTTATCATAAAAAATAAAATAGACAATAATAGCAACGACATTTCTTATTTCGATAAAATTTTAGATATCAAAGATGGCGAAATCGGCAAGTTCGAACCTGCAAAGCGGAAAATTTCAAAACAAAAAACTTACAGAAGCGAAAAAATAATCCTGCAAACGGTATCGCCGCAAAATGAAAAAAAAGATGATGAATCAAACGCTACATACGCAAATTTGGATAAAATTTATTTTGGTGAGGCTGTGCATTATGCTTTGGAAATGAGCGAAAATTTCAGCGTAAATGAAATAGACGAGCTTATAAATCTTACTAAAAACTGTTACGGACAATTTTTAAACAATCAAAATTTTACGGATTTAAAAAATCGACTGAAATTTTTGTTTGAAAATAAACAGTTTAAAGAAATTTTAAAAGACGGTGAGAGTTTAAAGGAACAGCCTTTAAAATTTAACGGTAAATTAAAGCAAATGGATCTTTTAGTGCGAAAAGACGGTGAGTTTTGTATTGTGGATTATAAGACTTCGTGTGAATTTGAAGAAAAAAATATCAATCAGGTAAACGGCTATAAAAATGCGATGAAAACGCTTTTCGGCGAATATAAAATTTCAGCTTTTATAGTTTTTTTACTAAAAGATTGCGCTCAAATTTTAGAAGTTTGA
- a CDS encoding PD-(D/E)XK nuclease family protein — MQLFVFSTRRKIRAFLDKTCENELLQKTASLGEFFGKCVKVNKLCKCQKIEQILFMREACRVVKQANETLKFPLEFYEFMKNSDYLFSFFKELAAEKKSIDDLDINDTYASYSEHLKILSLVLENYKSLLNQNGFFDEITLPYIYEINQKFIKNYSKIFIEIDGILSNFEFEILTEISKICDVTVKFQVSGLNTKLVQKFREFSGADFDNEKIYELNLSKKKIENVKSAPQNLKVSLRAFSLRSLQCAFVFEKISSFIQAGINPKNIAVILPDEDFAEILIAHDKALANRMLNFAMGEKFSSSAFFQILEKFTNLAKNGIFIDLKDQDNTQWSENTVFFQKNLIDADLYENFMKNFGMCANFEVFKEIILQIAENTKNADKILAEPLFEISILMQKNKSANLTFGNLCEILLSLLSEIKIDDVSGGEVSVLGILESRGMKFDGVIIIDFNDDLIPKRVSAEMFLSSKVRAKAGLIGHEDRENLQRFYYESLIKNAKKVAISYQENEDKIVFRFAKKFDIIDDTDYSDEAYLHVFANRKNKIFSFLQNDDPVCKSKLFDDALSFSKLDVFLSCKRKYYYAYLANIKEPKKLETQLDFASKGSLIHEVLQKIYNDFGTFNEQKFAEVYTQISKKYIISDFERELSFYRIKKVNDEIFTDFLKQGFNFEAAEKQMETEFCGVKIKGKIDRIDKNKNGETLLNDYKSGNVNDKSYQLAFYKALLGLDDSTQSYFISIKNCAKIPSKLGINVAYESKDKIYPSLKDLIFSLKLSAQNEMKFSRSDYFEKEAKECDFCPYKIICKGEIA, encoded by the coding sequence ATGCAGCTTTTCGTATTTTCCACAAGGCGAAAAATCAGAGCGTTTTTAGATAAAACCTGCGAAAACGAACTTCTTCAAAAAACAGCTTCATTAGGCGAGTTTTTCGGTAAATGTGTCAAAGTGAACAAACTTTGCAAATGCCAAAAAATAGAGCAAATTTTATTTATGCGTGAAGCTTGCAGAGTTGTAAAACAGGCAAATGAAACGTTGAAATTTCCTTTGGAATTTTACGAGTTTATGAAAAACAGCGATTATCTTTTCTCTTTTTTCAAAGAACTTGCCGCGGAGAAAAAAAGTATAGATGATCTTGATATTAATGATACATACGCCAGTTATAGCGAACATTTAAAAATTTTATCTCTTGTGCTTGAAAATTATAAAAGTCTATTGAATCAAAACGGCTTTTTTGATGAAATAACGCTTCCTTATATTTATGAAATAAATCAAAAGTTTATTAAAAATTACTCTAAAATTTTCATTGAAATTGATGGAATTTTATCAAATTTTGAATTTGAAATTTTAACTGAAATAAGCAAAATTTGCGATGTTACGGTAAAATTTCAGGTAAGCGGATTAAATACGAAGCTGGTTCAAAAATTTAGAGAGTTTTCAGGTGCAGATTTTGACAATGAAAAAATTTATGAGCTTAATTTAAGTAAAAAAAAGATAGAAAATGTAAAATCCGCCCCTCAAAATTTAAAGGTTTCGCTTCGCGCATTTTCTTTAAGAAGTTTGCAATGCGCCTTTGTATTTGAAAAAATTTCAAGCTTTATTCAAGCAGGAATTAATCCTAAAAATATCGCCGTGATACTTCCTGATGAAGATTTCGCCGAGATTTTAATAGCGCACGATAAGGCGCTTGCAAATAGAATGCTGAATTTTGCAATGGGTGAAAAATTCAGCAGCAGCGCTTTTTTTCAGATTTTGGAAAAATTTACGAATCTTGCTAAAAACGGTATTTTTATTGATTTGAAAGATCAGGATAATACTCAATGGAGTGAAAATACGGTATTTTTTCAAAAAAATCTGATAGATGCCGATTTATATGAAAATTTTATGAAAAATTTCGGTATGTGCGCAAATTTTGAAGTATTCAAAGAGATTATTCTGCAAATCGCCGAAAATACAAAAAATGCGGATAAAATTTTGGCCGAACCTCTGTTTGAAATTTCTATTTTAATGCAAAAAAACAAATCGGCAAATCTGACTTTCGGTAATCTTTGCGAAATTTTACTTTCTTTACTCAGTGAAATTAAAATTGATGATGTAAGTGGCGGCGAAGTAAGTGTACTTGGCATTTTGGAAAGCAGGGGAATGAAATTTGACGGTGTTATTATAATCGATTTTAACGACGATTTAATTCCAAAAAGAGTAAGCGCCGAGATGTTTTTAAGCAGTAAAGTTCGTGCGAAAGCAGGGCTGATCGGGCACGAAGATAGAGAAAATTTGCAAAGATTTTATTATGAGAGTTTGATTAAAAATGCGAAAAAAGTTGCGATAAGCTATCAGGAAAATGAAGATAAAATTGTTTTCAGATTCGCGAAAAAATTTGACATTATTGATGATACGGATTATAGTGATGAAGCATATCTGCACGTTTTTGCGAATAGAAAAAATAAGATTTTTTCTTTTTTACAAAATGATGATCCGGTTTGCAAATCAAAACTTTTTGACGACGCACTTTCTTTCAGCAAACTTGATGTTTTTTTGTCTTGCAAACGCAAATATTATTATGCTTATTTGGCGAATATAAAAGAGCCCAAAAAGCTTGAAACGCAGTTGGATTTTGCTTCAAAAGGCTCTTTAATTCACGAAGTTCTACAAAAAATTTATAATGATTTCGGAACTTTTAATGAGCAGAAATTCGCAGAAGTTTATACACAAATTTCAAAAAAATACATAATCAGTGATTTTGAAAGAGAGTTGAGTTTTTACCGTATAAAAAAAGTAAATGATGAAATTTTTACTGATTTTTTAAAACAGGGTTTTAATTTTGAAGCTGCTGAAAAACAAATGGAAACGGAGTTTTGCGGAGTAAAAATAAAAGGCAAAATCGACAGAATCGATAAAAATAAAAACGGAGAAACGCTTTTGAACGATTATAAAAGCGGTAACGTAAACGATAAATCATATCAGCTTGCTTTTTATAAAGCTCTTCTTGGGCTTGACGACAGCACGCAAAGTTATTTTATATCCATAAAAAATTGCGCAAAAATACCTTCTAAATTAGGAATAAATGTTGCGTATGAAAGCAAAGATAAAATTTATCCAAGTTTAAAGGATTTAATTTTTTCTCTTAAATTGAGCGCACAAAATGAGATGAAATTTTCGCGCAGCGATTATTTTGAAAAAGAAGCTAAAGAGTGTGATTTCTGTCCTTATAAAATCATCTGCAAAGGAGAAATCGCGTGA
- a CDS encoding FixH family protein, translating to MNEKNKKTFWPYGIILAIFAIIVACIVTVIISLDYPVYKDNFYFDQYQDVDNNYNEIQISQAKFDKKYAVEFIPGNAKVGQNFNAKFKITPKDGLNLKDLKAQILFTRPDSSKFDKKFEAKLKDNIFEANFIPGKPGRWQILVKITDTKDTGFFKFEIKADK from the coding sequence ATGAACGAAAAAAATAAAAAAACTTTTTGGCCTTACGGCATTATATTAGCGATTTTCGCGATAATTGTCGCGTGCATTGTAACGGTTATAATTTCGCTTGATTATCCGGTTTATAAAGATAATTTTTATTTTGATCAATATCAGGATGTGGATAATAACTACAACGAAATTCAAATTTCACAAGCAAAATTTGATAAAAAATACGCAGTGGAGTTTATACCTGGAAATGCCAAAGTAGGACAAAATTTTAATGCAAAATTTAAAATTACACCAAAAGATGGATTAAATTTAAAAGATTTAAAAGCTCAAATTCTATTTACCAGACCGGACAGTTCGAAATTCGATAAAAAGTTTGAAGCCAAGTTAAAAGACAATATTTTTGAAGCGAATTTTATTCCAGGCAAACCTGGCAGATGGCAAATTTTAGTTAAAATCACAGATACAAAAGATACCGGTTTTTTCAAATTTGAAATAAAAGCGGATAAATAA
- a CDS encoding TPM domain-containing protein — MKVFKFKGGFLIALFLILAQSLSADNFVINNDKILSSQVSSELETIGAELKSKTGVGLYVAVFESLYKNAENMAPNNLKEQDINQALNKKAGELTSKFSQPYILLILVQKEHKIKIFNSKGADTLFDKEQVLSPMPNSGTIIPILVSKKGKDIYNAAVLNGYADIADQVASSQNVKLASSIGNANKNVLNGIRFIFYGTIILVVGAFVFRKFKGKK, encoded by the coding sequence ATGAAAGTATTTAAGTTTAAGGGCGGTTTTTTAATCGCCCTTTTTTTAATTTTGGCTCAAAGTTTAAGTGCTGATAATTTTGTAATAAATAATGACAAAATTTTAAGCAGTCAAGTAAGCTCTGAACTGGAAACAATCGGTGCTGAATTAAAATCAAAAACAGGCGTTGGTTTATATGTTGCCGTCTTTGAAAGTTTATACAAAAACGCTGAAAATATGGCGCCGAATAATCTGAAAGAACAAGATATAAATCAAGCGTTAAATAAAAAAGCGGGCGAATTAACTTCAAAATTTTCTCAACCTTATATTTTGCTGATTCTAGTCCAAAAAGAGCATAAGATAAAAATTTTTAATTCAAAAGGTGCGGACACATTATTTGATAAAGAGCAAGTGCTTAGCCCTATGCCCAATAGCGGCACAATCATTCCTATTTTGGTATCTAAAAAAGGAAAGGATATATATAATGCCGCTGTATTGAACGGGTATGCCGATATCGCCGATCAGGTTGCAAGTAGCCAAAATGTGAAACTCGCAAGCTCTATCGGCAACGCAAATAAAAATGTTTTAAACGGTATCAGGTTTATTTTTTACGGCACAATAATTTTAGTCGTCGGCGCGTTTGTTTTCAGAAAATTTAAAGGTAAAAAATGA
- a CDS encoding DUF4006 family protein: MENTSRHIFGLNGITGMLIATVLLLTILAGLTYLGILAQQSVAEQPYSYTNAEQVKQSSSIEVAKETMKIKE, translated from the coding sequence ATGGAAAATACAAGTAGACATATATTCGGATTGAACGGAATTACCGGAATGCTAATCGCAACTGTTTTGTTACTGACTATTTTAGCAGGACTTACATATCTTGGAATTTTGGCGCAACAATCAGTTGCAGAACAACCATATAGCTATACAAATGCTGAGCAGGTTAAACAATCAAGCAGTATAGAAGTGGCAAAAGAGACAATGAAAATTAAGGAGTAA
- a CDS encoding c-type cytochrome produces MEKSFFNLSDNVNTLSLLGALLILLISFFVIKGYFNKMKEKSNKELSGDTWDGIGELHNDLPVGWAITFILLIVWAIWYFMMGYPLNSYSQVGEYNEEVAAHTAKFEEKFVNADQETLVQMGEGIFFVKCSQCHGVSGDGINGKARDLSKWGNEEGIYNTIIKGSAGLGYGGGVMLPMGNGLIQNEDEAKAVSAYIAKEISAVKTTKNPELVDQGRELYANTCASCHGVDGNAEASGMGDIYPSISNYGSSKFVVDVLNRGKKGTIGAEDGVKDGIGEMPNFHNMLNDTQKKAVGEFIISNFAK; encoded by the coding sequence ATGGAAAAATCTTTTTTTAATTTAAGTGATAATGTAAATACACTTTCACTTTTGGGAGCTTTATTGATTTTGCTTATTAGCTTTTTTGTTATAAAAGGCTATTTTAACAAAATGAAAGAAAAATCAAATAAAGAATTGTCAGGTGATACATGGGATGGCATTGGTGAACTTCATAATGATTTACCGGTAGGTTGGGCTATCACATTTATCTTATTGATTGTTTGGGCTATCTGGTATTTTATGATGGGATATCCTTTGAATTCATATTCTCAAGTAGGTGAATACAATGAAGAAGTTGCAGCTCATACAGCAAAATTTGAAGAGAAATTTGTAAATGCCGATCAAGAAACTCTTGTTCAAATGGGCGAAGGAATTTTCTTTGTTAAATGCTCACAATGTCATGGTGTTTCAGGTGACGGAATAAACGGCAAAGCAAGAGATTTAAGCAAATGGGGAAATGAAGAAGGTATTTATAATACTATTATAAAAGGATCAGCAGGTCTTGGATATGGTGGTGGAGTTATGCTTCCAATGGGAAATGGTCTTATACAAAATGAAGATGAAGCTAAAGCTGTTTCAGCTTATATAGCTAAAGAAATTTCGGCTGTTAAAACTACAAAAAATCCTGAACTTGTAGATCAAGGTAGAGAACTTTATGCAAATACTTGTGCCAGTTGCCACGGTGTAGACGGCAATGCGGAGGCTAGCGGAATGGGAGATATTTATCCGAGCATTTCAAATTACGGATCAAGCAAATTCGTAGTAGATGTGCTAAATCGCGGTAAAAAAGGTACTATCGGAGCAGAAGATGGTGTAAAAGATGGTATCGGCGAAATGCCTAATTTCCATAATATGTTAAATGATACTCAAAAGAAAGCAGTCGGCGAGTTTATCATTTCTAATTTTGCAAAATAA
- a CDS encoding cytochrome c oxidase, cbb3-type, CcoQ subunit, protein MSMEFIRELQAYGFIFFIIFLCVVLYGYYYHLYKSEKTGRRNYEKYGNLALDDNIGDEILEPKSSQEDAKKEL, encoded by the coding sequence ATGAGTATGGAATTTATCCGCGAGCTTCAAGCTTATGGATTTATATTTTTTATTATATTTCTTTGCGTAGTGCTTTATGGTTATTATTACCATTTATATAAAAGCGAAAAAACAGGTCGCAGAAATTATGAAAAGTATGGAAATTTAGCACTTGATGATAATATCGGTGATGAAATTTTGGAACCAAAATCATCGCAAGAGGATGCAAAAAAGGAGCTATAA
- the ccoO gene encoding cytochrome-c oxidase, cbb3-type subunit II, translating to MFSWLEKNPFFFAVAVFIIIAYAGIVEILPDFANSARPIEGKQPYTTLQLAGRQVYIADSCNACHSQLIRPFKSETDRYGAYSKSGEFVYDRPFLWGSKRTGPDLMRIGKTGTTDWHENHMKDPLSVVPGSVMPAYKHMFVKNADIDTAYAEAVTVQKVFGVPYNKEGMTKLGATLDEEKAAVMAEAKVIVDQMKDQDVKDAFKNGEIRQIVALIAYLNSLK from the coding sequence ATGTTTAGTTGGTTAGAAAAAAATCCATTCTTTTTTGCAGTCGCTGTTTTTATTATTATTGCTTATGCAGGTATTGTTGAAATTTTGCCTGATTTTGCAAATAGTGCAAGACCGATAGAAGGCAAACAACCTTATACAACCTTACAACTTGCAGGAAGACAAGTTTATATAGCTGATAGCTGTAATGCTTGCCACTCACAACTTATAAGACCGTTTAAATCAGAAACCGATAGATACGGTGCTTATTCAAAAAGCGGCGAGTTTGTTTATGATAGACCATTTTTGTGGGGTTCAAAAAGAACAGGTCCTGATTTAATGCGTATAGGTAAAACAGGAACTACTGATTGGCATGAAAATCATATGAAAGATCCACTTTCTGTAGTGCCTGGATCTGTAATGCCTGCGTATAAGCATATGTTTGTAAAAAATGCAGACATAGATACCGCTTATGCTGAAGCTGTTACAGTACAAAAAGTTTTTGGTGTTCCTTATAACAAAGAGGGCATGACAAAACTCGGTGCTACACTTGATGAAGAAAAAGCTGCGGTGATGGCAGAGGCGAAAGTAATTGTTGATCAAATGAAAGATCAAGATGTAAAAGATGCGTTTAAGAATGGCGAAATAAGACAAATTGTAGCCTTAATCGCATATCTAAATAGCCTAAAATAA
- the ccoN gene encoding cytochrome-c oxidase, cbb3-type subunit I, with amino-acid sequence MQPGKVLEYDYTIAKCFLFTTLAFGIIGMLIGVLIAFQMAFPDLNYLLGEYGTFSRLRPLHTNGVVYGFMLSGIFATWYYVGQRVLKVSMGESKFLKTIGWLHFILYVIVILLAVFSLFAGVTTSKEYAELEWPIDLLVVVVWVLFGMSIFGLIGIRREKTLYISVWYYIATFLGVAMLYLFNNMEVPTYFVAGVGNWWHSVSMYSGTNDALVQWWWGHNAVAFVFTVAIIAQIYYFLPKESGQPIFSYKLSLFSFWGLMFVYLWAGGHHLIYSTVPDWMQTMGSVFSIVLILPSWGSGINILLTMKGEWNQLRESPLIKFMILASTFYMFSTLEGPILSVKSVNALAHFTDWIPGHVHDGTLGWVGFMTMAAMYHMVPRMFKRELYSKKLMDAQFWIQTTGIVLFFSSMWIAGITQGMMWRATDEFGNLAYSFIDTVSALHPYYIIRAVGGLLYFIGLVMFVYNILKSVSSGRRLETEPVSASPMAA; translated from the coding sequence ATGCAACCAGGAAAAGTGTTGGAATACGATTACACAATCGCAAAATGTTTCTTGTTCACAACTCTTGCATTTGGTATCATCGGAATGCTGATTGGCGTTTTAATAGCCTTTCAAATGGCGTTTCCGGATCTTAATTACCTTTTGGGAGAGTACGGAACATTCAGTCGCCTTAGACCGTTACACACAAATGGCGTAGTCTACGGCTTTATGCTTTCAGGTATATTTGCTACATGGTATTATGTAGGTCAAAGAGTTTTGAAAGTATCTATGGGTGAGTCAAAATTCCTAAAAACTATAGGATGGCTTCACTTTATTCTTTATGTAATTGTTATACTTTTAGCTGTTTTTTCACTATTTGCAGGTGTTACAACTTCAAAAGAATACGCGGAACTCGAATGGCCGATAGATTTATTGGTCGTTGTTGTTTGGGTTTTATTCGGTATGAGTATTTTCGGTCTCATCGGAATAAGACGTGAAAAAACTCTATATATTTCAGTTTGGTATTATATCGCTACATTCTTAGGCGTTGCGATGTTGTATCTATTTAATAATATGGAAGTTCCTACATATTTTGTAGCAGGTGTCGGCAATTGGTGGCACTCTGTATCAATGTATTCAGGTACAAATGACGCTTTAGTTCAATGGTGGTGGGGACACAATGCCGTCGCATTCGTTTTCACAGTTGCAATTATTGCTCAAATTTATTATTTCTTACCAAAAGAAAGCGGACAACCTATTTTCTCTTACAAGCTTTCGCTTTTTTCATTCTGGGGTTTGATGTTTGTTTATTTATGGGCAGGCGGACACCACTTGATTTATTCTACCGTTCCTGACTGGATGCAAACTATGGGTTCAGTATTCTCAATTGTGTTAATTTTACCAAGCTGGGGTTCAGGTATCAATATTTTGTTGACAATGAAAGGTGAATGGAATCAATTAAGAGAAAGTCCACTTATTAAATTTATGATTTTAGCTTCTACATTCTATATGTTCTCAACACTTGAAGGACCGATTCTTTCAGTAAAATCTGTAAATGCTTTGGCTCACTTTACTGATTGGATTCCTGGACACGTTCACGATGGAACACTTGGCTGGGTCGGATTTATGACAATGGCAGCTATGTATCATATGGTTCCAAGAATGTTCAAAAGAGAGTTATACTCTAAAAAACTTATGGATGCACAATTCTGGATTCAAACAACAGGTATAGTTTTGTTTTTCTCATCAATGTGGATCGCAGGTATCACACAAGGTATGATGTGGAGAGCAACAGACGAATTCGGTAACCTTGCTTACAGCTTTATTGATACTGTATCTGCTTTGCATCCTTATTATATTATAAGAGCTGTCGGTGGATTACTATACTTCATAGGTTTAGTAATGTTTGTTTATAATATTTTGAAGTCAGTCAGTTCAGGTAGACGCTTGGAAACTGAGCCTGTTAGCGCTTCACCTATGGCAGCGTAA